From the Luteolibacter arcticus genome, one window contains:
- a CDS encoding malate dehydrogenase: MKAPITVSVTGAAGQIGYALLFRIASGALFGPDQPVNLRLIEIEPGMPALKGVVMELDDCAFPLLREVVPTSDLNEGFRGTNWALLVGSVPRKAGMERADLLGINGKIFTGQGQAIAKNAASDVRTLVVGNPCNTNALICAANADGVSKDRFFAMTRLDENRAKSQLAQKSGAHHSDVTNLCIWGNHSATQYPDFTNAKIGGKPVTDVISDEEWLKGDFIKTVQQRGAAIIAARGASSAASAANAAIDTVVSLVNPTPAGDWHSVAVYSDGSHYGIAKGIMASMPIRTLTNGTWEVVEGVPVNDFSQGKIDATIGELLEEREAVKDLIPA, translated from the coding sequence ATGAAAGCTCCAATCACCGTCTCCGTGACCGGCGCCGCCGGCCAGATCGGCTATGCCCTTCTCTTTCGAATCGCGTCCGGTGCCCTCTTCGGCCCTGACCAGCCGGTGAACCTGCGGTTGATCGAAATCGAGCCCGGCATGCCGGCCCTCAAGGGCGTGGTGATGGAACTCGATGACTGCGCCTTCCCGCTGCTCCGCGAGGTGGTGCCTACCTCGGACCTCAATGAAGGCTTCCGTGGGACCAACTGGGCGCTGCTCGTCGGCTCGGTGCCGCGCAAGGCCGGGATGGAGCGCGCCGACCTGCTCGGCATCAATGGCAAGATTTTCACCGGCCAAGGCCAGGCGATCGCCAAGAACGCCGCCTCCGATGTCCGCACGCTGGTCGTCGGTAATCCCTGCAACACCAACGCCCTGATCTGCGCCGCAAACGCCGATGGCGTGTCGAAGGACCGCTTCTTCGCGATGACCCGCCTCGACGAGAATCGTGCGAAGAGCCAGCTCGCCCAGAAGTCCGGCGCCCATCACTCCGATGTGACCAACCTCTGCATCTGGGGCAACCACTCGGCCACCCAGTATCCCGACTTCACCAACGCGAAGATCGGCGGCAAGCCGGTCACCGACGTGATCTCCGATGAAGAATGGCTCAAGGGCGACTTCATCAAGACCGTCCAGCAGCGCGGCGCCGCCATCATCGCTGCCCGCGGTGCCTCCTCCGCGGCCTCCGCCGCGAATGCCGCCATCGATACCGTGGTCAGCCTGGTCAATCCAACCCCGGCCGGCGATTGGCACAGCGTGGCCGTGTATTCCGATGGCAGCCACTACGGCATCGCCAAGGGCATCATGGCCTCGATGCCGATCCGCACGCTCACCAATGGCACGTGGGAAGTGGTCGAGGGCGTGCCGGTTAACGATTTCAGCCAAGGCAAGATTGACGCCACCATCGGCGAGCTGCTTGAGGAGCGCGAGGCGGTGAAGGATCTGATCCCCGCCTAA
- the hpt gene encoding hypoxanthine phosphoribosyltransferase, with protein MEEDIERVLVDEQVIHKRLDVMALEIRKDFPGEVLVVVVLMKGAFVFAADLLRRVPRMLEMECINVASYHGGTESSGVVSFLDHKLPDVKSRKVLVLDDILDTGRTLKAVVDRLYQEGASEVKTGVLLSKDKPHTDNIAADYVGFLIADEFVVGYGLDYQGRYRNLPYVGVLKAEAQ; from the coding sequence ATGGAAGAAGATATCGAGCGCGTGTTGGTGGATGAGCAGGTGATTCACAAGCGGCTCGATGTGATGGCGCTTGAGATTCGCAAGGACTTCCCGGGCGAAGTGCTGGTAGTGGTGGTGCTCATGAAGGGCGCGTTCGTCTTCGCCGCCGACCTGCTGCGCCGCGTGCCGCGGATGCTGGAGATGGAGTGCATCAATGTCGCGAGTTACCACGGCGGCACCGAGAGCAGCGGCGTGGTCAGCTTTCTCGATCACAAGCTGCCGGATGTGAAGAGCCGCAAGGTGCTGGTGCTGGACGACATCCTCGACACCGGCCGTACGCTGAAGGCGGTAGTGGACCGGCTCTATCAGGAAGGGGCGTCGGAGGTGAAAACCGGCGTGCTGTTGTCGAAGGATAAGCCACACACGGACAACATCGCGGCTGACTACGTGGGGTTCTTGATCGCGGATGAGTTCGTGGTCGGATATGGGCTGGATTATCAGGGGCGCTATCGGAACCTGCCGTACGTCGGCGTGCTGAAGGCGGAGGCTCAGTGA
- a CDS encoding glycosyltransferase produces MRILIYAMGSAGDVHPFVGVGKALQARGHEVIVATSAFFEDVVTRSGLGFRGMGTVADFERVQGDPHLWHPTKALPSIIRHAVNPSYGPILEVARELNIPGKTLILASSLAWGAMTVRELLGVPVVSVHLAPSLMVSSYRQPVMHGAPVPQWAPRFLKVFQWWIAAKVVDHHVLPELNRFRKQHGLPPTREMINGWHSPDRVIALFPEWYGPPQPDWPTQVRQTGFPLFDESSQREVPQELEAFLDEGDPPVVFTPGSAMDRGHEFFDEAVKTLKLLGRRGILISRFAHTVPANLPDGIRHFSYVPFSQVLPRAAAMVYHGGVGTCAQALRAGVPQLLMPMAHDQLDNLSRIHDLGTGGGLHPRQFKARHIASVLDGMLADPALKQRAAEISRRFDPAGWMARTCDLVEEMKP; encoded by the coding sequence ATGCGCATCCTGATCTACGCCATGGGCAGCGCGGGGGACGTGCACCCCTTCGTCGGTGTCGGGAAGGCGCTGCAAGCGCGCGGGCACGAGGTCATCGTCGCCACCAGCGCGTTCTTCGAAGACGTGGTCACACGTTCCGGGCTCGGCTTCCGCGGGATGGGCACCGTGGCGGATTTCGAGCGCGTCCAGGGCGACCCGCACCTTTGGCATCCGACCAAGGCCCTGCCCTCGATCATCCGCCACGCCGTCAACCCGAGCTATGGACCGATCCTGGAAGTCGCCCGCGAGCTGAATATCCCGGGCAAGACCCTCATCCTCGCCAGCTCGCTGGCATGGGGAGCAATGACCGTGCGCGAGCTGTTAGGCGTGCCGGTCGTGAGCGTTCACCTTGCCCCGTCGCTGATGGTCAGCAGCTACCGGCAGCCGGTCATGCATGGCGCGCCGGTGCCGCAGTGGGCGCCCCGTTTCTTGAAGGTCTTCCAATGGTGGATCGCGGCGAAGGTCGTCGACCACCACGTGCTGCCCGAGCTGAATCGGTTCCGCAAGCAGCACGGCCTGCCGCCGACGCGGGAAATGATCAATGGCTGGCACTCGCCAGACCGGGTGATCGCGTTGTTCCCCGAATGGTATGGCCCGCCGCAGCCGGATTGGCCGACGCAGGTGCGGCAGACCGGGTTCCCGCTCTTTGATGAAAGCAGCCAACGCGAGGTGCCGCAGGAGCTAGAGGCCTTCCTCGACGAAGGAGATCCACCGGTCGTCTTTACCCCCGGCAGCGCGATGGACCGCGGGCACGAGTTCTTTGACGAAGCCGTAAAGACGCTGAAGCTGTTGGGCCGCCGCGGCATCCTGATCAGCCGCTTTGCCCATACCGTCCCGGCGAATCTGCCGGATGGGATTCGCCATTTCTCCTACGTGCCCTTCAGCCAGGTGCTGCCCCGGGCGGCGGCGATGGTTTACCACGGCGGCGTCGGCACCTGCGCCCAAGCACTTCGGGCGGGCGTCCCGCAACTCCTGATGCCGATGGCCCACGACCAGCTCGACAATCTGAGCCGGATCCACGACCTCGGCACCGGCGGCGGCCTGCATCCGCGGCAGTTCAAGGCGCGCCACATTGCTTCCGTGCTCGATGGCATGCTGGCAGATCCCGCGCTGAAACAACGGGCCGCCGAGATCTCCCGGCGCTTCGATCCCGCGGGCTGGATGGCGCGGACCTGCGACCTAGTCGAGGAAATGAAGCCGTGA
- a CDS encoding TIM barrel protein, whose protein sequence is MNRRHFLATGALAGVTTALPAQAQETIPKPVFPANRIGVSSYSFWGFQREELRDIPACLDHAARMGFDGFEVLQRQLVSTDNATLQKIKRHAFLLGLDLMGYSTHQGFLSPDKEKRETQIKHTTDCIEQAYAMGIPTMRVNSGTWGTSKDFNDLMAKRGVEQPLEGFTEEDAYGWVIESYKKILPVAEKCGVTLGLENHWGLGVTPEGVKRVVDAIDSPWLRVTLDTGNFLEDPYDRLAKLATDTVLLQAKTYFGGGVWYTLDLDYPRIAKILRDANFKGYVSLEFEGKEDPLTAIPKSLDLLRKAFAGS, encoded by the coding sequence ATGAACCGCCGCCATTTCCTCGCCACCGGAGCCCTTGCCGGAGTGACGACCGCCTTGCCTGCCCAAGCCCAGGAAACAATCCCGAAGCCGGTCTTCCCCGCCAACCGCATCGGTGTGTCCTCGTATTCCTTCTGGGGCTTCCAACGCGAGGAACTCCGCGACATCCCTGCCTGCCTCGATCACGCGGCGCGGATGGGCTTCGATGGCTTCGAGGTGCTCCAGCGCCAGCTCGTTTCCACCGACAATGCCACGCTGCAGAAGATCAAGCGCCACGCGTTTCTGTTAGGCCTCGACCTGATGGGCTACTCGACCCACCAAGGCTTCCTCTCACCGGACAAGGAGAAGCGCGAGACCCAGATCAAGCACACGACCGACTGCATCGAGCAGGCCTACGCCATGGGCATCCCGACCATGCGGGTGAACTCCGGCACCTGGGGCACCTCGAAGGACTTCAATGACCTGATGGCCAAGCGCGGCGTCGAGCAACCGCTCGAAGGCTTCACCGAGGAAGACGCCTACGGCTGGGTGATCGAGTCGTATAAGAAGATCCTGCCCGTCGCGGAGAAATGCGGCGTCACCCTCGGCCTCGAAAACCACTGGGGCCTCGGCGTCACTCCGGAAGGCGTGAAGCGGGTCGTGGATGCGATCGACTCGCCGTGGCTGCGGGTCACGCTGGATACCGGGAATTTCCTCGAAGACCCGTATGACCGCCTGGCGAAGCTCGCCACGGACACGGTGCTACTCCAAGCAAAGACTTACTTCGGCGGCGGCGTTTGGTACACGCTCGATCTCGATTACCCTCGGATCGCGAAGATCCTGCGCGATGCGAACTTCAAGGGCTACGTCTCGCTCGAATTCGAGGGCAAGGAGGACCCGCTGACCGCAATTCCGAAGAGCTTGGACTTGCTCCGCAAGGCATTCGCGGGATCGTAA
- the aroC gene encoding chorismate synthase, translating into MSSSFGHAFRIHTFGESHGGGVGVVIDGVPPRVPLTVEDIQHELDRRRPGQSDIVTPRKEADRAEILSGLIDGATLGTPIAVLVRNEDQRPGAYEEMAVKYRPSHADYTYDAKYGVRALSGGGRASARETIGRVAGAAVAKKVLDHLCPGIEVLAWVKSIHDLNADVDPLSVTAEMIEGNIVRTGDPAMVEPMIERIKEVRGEGNSVGGVVECVIRGCPPGLGEPVFDKLEAELAKAMLSLPATKGFEIGSGFAGTLLTGREHNDPFRMVEGKVRTTSNRSGGIQGGISNGENIVFRVAFKPTATIMTSQDTVTSDGENTELAGRGRHDACVLPRAVPMVEAMAVLVVCDHLLRQRGQVGGFPAPDA; encoded by the coding sequence ATGTCATCGAGTTTCGGCCACGCCTTCCGCATCCACACCTTCGGAGAATCGCACGGTGGCGGCGTCGGCGTGGTGATCGATGGCGTCCCGCCGCGGGTTCCCCTGACGGTGGAAGACATTCAGCACGAGCTTGACCGCCGCCGGCCGGGCCAGAGCGATATCGTCACCCCGCGCAAGGAAGCGGACAGGGCGGAGATCCTTTCCGGGCTGATCGATGGCGCCACCCTCGGTACGCCGATCGCCGTGCTGGTCCGCAATGAGGACCAGCGCCCCGGTGCCTACGAGGAGATGGCGGTGAAATACCGCCCCTCCCACGCCGACTATACCTACGACGCGAAGTATGGCGTCCGTGCCCTTTCCGGCGGTGGCCGCGCCTCGGCCCGCGAAACGATCGGCCGCGTGGCCGGTGCCGCAGTGGCGAAGAAGGTGCTCGATCACCTCTGCCCCGGCATCGAGGTGCTGGCGTGGGTGAAGTCGATCCACGATCTCAATGCAGACGTCGATCCCCTTTCCGTGACCGCGGAGATGATCGAGGGAAACATCGTCCGCACCGGCGATCCGGCGATGGTCGAGCCCATGATCGAGCGCATCAAGGAAGTGCGCGGCGAAGGCAACTCGGTCGGTGGCGTGGTCGAGTGCGTGATCCGCGGCTGCCCGCCGGGACTCGGCGAGCCGGTCTTCGACAAGCTGGAGGCGGAGTTGGCCAAGGCGATGCTTTCCCTTCCCGCCACCAAGGGCTTCGAGATCGGCTCCGGCTTCGCAGGCACGCTTCTAACAGGCCGCGAGCACAATGACCCCTTCCGCATGGTCGAGGGCAAGGTCCGCACCACCAGCAACCGCTCCGGCGGCATTCAGGGCGGGATTTCCAATGGCGAGAACATCGTCTTCCGCGTGGCCTTCAAGCCGACCGCCACGATCATGACCTCGCAGGACACCGTGACCAGCGACGGCGAGAACACCGAACTCGCGGGCCGCGGCCGCCACGATGCCTGCGTGCTGCCGCGCGCCGTACCGATGGTGGAAGCGATGGCCGTGCTGGTCGTGTGCGATCACCTGCTGCGCCAACGCGGGCAGGTCGGTGGCTTCCCTGCTCCGGACGCTTGA
- a CDS encoding vWA domain-containing protein produces the protein MTFGSPEWFLLVPAFLFIGWFWKSLRLWSPLRLLLVLLAAFGLADPKVNVQEDALDLFVLLDRSDSTENLVDKNLVEWKRLLDQAKPSHRDEAHYFDYGAEIVEQGSDGTSFTGSRKLTRTGLALSHITALAKENRPARVLVFTDGFATEPLHEAAEQLQARGIPVDFRLIREETLDDFRLSRLELPERVQAGEPFLIAATVRGSSDTAVNLILRRGGQTLTETKVKLLQGVGRVEFTDRISRAGAFQYEAEVVVGSDSPFKDAHPGNNKASRWIEIAGGPRVLLVTKYADDPVAKVLASLDFTVDVVTNPADLRPGRLTGARAVIFNNVPAFEVPNDFLDALDFFVREQAGGFLMAGGKQSFGSGGYFQSSIDALLPVSMELKSEHRKLSVALAIVLDRSGSMSVGVGGGMVKMDLANNGAADAIGLLGPMDQVCVLAVDSAPETIIPLTEVKANQAKLQARARSVKSQGGGIFVYEGLKAAWDELKTSKSGTRHVILFSDANDSEEPGDYKRLLGEMKKEGCTVSVIGMGTKADVDSKLLEDIAKLGDGRIFFADQPVDIPRIFAQETVTIARSAFVEDPVGAQPTGRWAEISPKLLDWLPEVDGYNLSYLREDATHSLVSKDEYIAPLVAHAHRGLGRSAAVSFPLGGEFSQRIRDWKGYGDFVQTMTRFLMGTDLPPGIGLKHRLDGTRLTLDLLYDPEEWSQKLSKMPPKLRLLESGPGAAPYDVPWKRIAPGHFSVTKDLDEGAIVRGAIQVGEHALPFGPVTVGSSVEWAFEPERLAELRTVSAQTGGRELINLKEAWLRPPNRQDVSLRLWIALSMLGFLVLEALLTRTGWKMPLPAMPNFAPREKVVKPKKVKAAKAEPVFAKEEEKPVVTAETPSEESAERRSRYQRAKDRK, from the coding sequence ATGACCTTCGGCTCTCCAGAGTGGTTCCTGCTGGTCCCCGCCTTCCTCTTCATCGGCTGGTTCTGGAAATCCCTGCGCCTGTGGTCGCCGCTGCGGTTGCTGCTGGTGCTGCTCGCCGCCTTCGGCCTCGCCGATCCGAAGGTGAACGTGCAGGAAGACGCGCTGGATCTCTTCGTTCTGTTAGACCGGTCCGACTCCACCGAGAACCTGGTGGATAAGAACCTGGTCGAGTGGAAGCGGCTGCTCGACCAGGCCAAGCCGAGCCATCGGGATGAGGCGCACTATTTCGACTACGGTGCGGAGATCGTCGAGCAGGGCAGCGACGGCACCAGCTTTACCGGCTCGCGCAAGCTGACCCGCACCGGCCTCGCGCTGTCGCACATCACCGCGCTGGCCAAGGAGAACCGCCCGGCCCGCGTGCTGGTCTTCACCGATGGCTTCGCCACCGAGCCGCTGCACGAGGCCGCGGAACAATTGCAGGCGCGCGGCATCCCGGTGGACTTCCGCCTGATCCGCGAGGAAACGCTCGATGACTTCCGCCTTTCCCGGCTGGAGCTTCCCGAGCGCGTGCAGGCTGGCGAGCCATTCCTGATCGCCGCCACCGTGCGCGGATCTTCCGACACTGCCGTCAACCTGATCCTCCGCCGCGGCGGCCAGACCCTGACGGAAACCAAGGTCAAGCTGCTCCAGGGCGTGGGCCGGGTCGAGTTCACCGACCGCATCTCCCGCGCCGGGGCCTTCCAGTATGAAGCCGAGGTCGTCGTCGGCAGTGATTCCCCCTTCAAGGATGCCCATCCCGGCAACAACAAGGCCTCGCGGTGGATCGAGATCGCCGGCGGCCCTCGCGTCCTGCTTGTGACCAAGTATGCCGACGACCCGGTGGCCAAGGTGCTGGCGTCACTCGACTTCACCGTCGATGTCGTGACGAATCCCGCCGACCTGCGTCCCGGCCGCCTGACCGGCGCGCGGGCGGTGATTTTCAACAACGTCCCGGCCTTCGAAGTGCCGAACGACTTCCTCGATGCCCTCGACTTTTTCGTCCGCGAGCAGGCCGGTGGTTTCCTAATGGCGGGCGGCAAGCAGTCCTTCGGCTCGGGCGGCTACTTCCAATCGTCCATCGATGCGCTGTTGCCGGTGTCGATGGAGCTCAAATCCGAACACCGTAAGCTGTCCGTGGCGCTCGCCATCGTGCTCGACCGCTCCGGCTCGATGTCGGTCGGCGTCGGCGGCGGCATGGTCAAAATGGACCTCGCCAACAACGGCGCGGCGGATGCGATCGGGCTGTTAGGCCCGATGGATCAGGTCTGCGTGCTCGCCGTGGACAGCGCGCCGGAGACCATCATCCCGCTGACCGAGGTGAAGGCAAACCAGGCCAAGCTCCAGGCCCGGGCCCGCAGCGTGAAGTCACAGGGCGGCGGTATCTTCGTCTATGAAGGACTCAAGGCCGCGTGGGATGAGCTCAAGACCTCCAAGTCCGGCACCCGCCACGTGATCCTCTTCTCCGATGCCAATGACTCCGAGGAACCGGGCGACTACAAGCGCCTGTTAGGGGAGATGAAGAAGGAAGGCTGCACCGTCTCGGTCATCGGCATGGGCACCAAGGCCGACGTCGATTCCAAGCTCTTGGAGGACATCGCCAAGCTCGGCGACGGACGGATCTTCTTTGCCGACCAGCCGGTCGATATCCCGAGGATCTTCGCGCAGGAAACCGTGACCATCGCCCGCTCCGCCTTCGTGGAGGATCCGGTGGGCGCGCAGCCGACCGGTCGCTGGGCGGAGATCTCTCCCAAGCTGCTCGATTGGCTGCCGGAGGTGGACGGCTACAACCTTTCCTACCTCCGCGAAGATGCGACTCACTCGCTGGTGAGCAAGGACGAGTACATCGCCCCGCTGGTCGCGCATGCCCACCGCGGGCTCGGCCGCAGTGCCGCGGTGTCCTTCCCGCTCGGCGGCGAATTCTCTCAGAGGATCCGCGATTGGAAGGGCTACGGCGACTTCGTTCAGACCATGACCCGATTTCTGATGGGCACGGACCTCCCGCCGGGCATCGGCCTGAAGCACCGGCTCGATGGCACGCGCCTGACACTCGACCTGCTCTACGATCCCGAGGAGTGGTCGCAGAAGCTCTCCAAGATGCCGCCGAAGCTGCGCCTGTTGGAGAGCGGCCCGGGTGCCGCGCCCTACGATGTCCCATGGAAGCGCATCGCGCCGGGGCATTTTTCGGTCACCAAGGATCTGGATGAAGGAGCGATCGTCCGCGGTGCCATCCAGGTGGGCGAGCACGCCCTGCCCTTCGGCCCCGTCACCGTCGGCTCGTCGGTCGAGTGGGCCTTCGAGCCCGAGCGGCTGGCCGAGTTGCGGACCGTTTCGGCGCAGACCGGTGGCCGCGAGTTGATCAATCTGAAAGAGGCCTGGCTGCGCCCACCGAACCGCCAGGATGTTTCCCTCCGCCTGTGGATCGCGCTGTCCATGCTGGGTTTCCTCGTGCTGGAAGCCCTGCTGACCCGCACCGGTTGGAAAATGCCACTCCCCGCCATGCCAAACTTCGCCCCGCGCGAAAAGGTCGTGAAGCCGAAGAAGGTCAAGGCGGCGAAGGCCGAACCGGTCTTCGCCAAGGAGGAAGAGAAGCCGGTCGTTACGGCCGAGACACCGTCCGAAGAATCGGCTGAGCGCCGCTCCCGTTATCAGCGGGCGAAGGACCGGAAGTAG
- a CDS encoding cysteine peptidase family C39 domain-containing protein, whose amino-acid sequence MSISAPVAFGLVLVAFVALHVAAWKLTDKQSRGVQVTVALLLTLLCLPGAWFAFYYFHWLPEPPLLYQLRSLSFGEGFLALFGAAAGAWRNLLPKLLKPLPTGAGLFLLTIPFLKPVFRPLDVAALEERWEGDVCYQSSVVTCGPASAANILRFLGDKEVTERDLARESWSSQSSTEAWHLARSLRQRGYRVRFLSPEGLPEKEDLPGILGTGSKMAGHFIAVLKITAEEIHFIDPLRGRVRMSLADFRKWVEFEPFFMSVQRE is encoded by the coding sequence ATGAGCATCAGCGCGCCGGTCGCCTTCGGCCTGGTGCTGGTGGCCTTTGTCGCGCTGCACGTGGCGGCGTGGAAGCTCACGGACAAGCAGAGCCGTGGCGTGCAGGTGACGGTGGCGCTGCTGCTGACACTGCTGTGCCTGCCGGGTGCGTGGTTCGCCTTCTACTATTTCCACTGGCTGCCGGAGCCTCCCCTGCTCTATCAACTCCGCTCGCTGTCGTTTGGCGAAGGCTTCCTCGCGCTGTTTGGTGCCGCTGCGGGAGCGTGGCGAAATCTGCTGCCGAAGCTGCTGAAGCCCTTGCCCACCGGGGCCGGTCTGTTCCTGCTGACGATCCCCTTTCTCAAGCCGGTATTCCGGCCGCTCGATGTCGCCGCCTTGGAGGAACGATGGGAGGGCGACGTGTGTTATCAAAGCTCCGTGGTCACCTGTGGTCCTGCGAGCGCCGCGAACATCCTGCGTTTCCTTGGCGACAAGGAAGTCACCGAGCGCGATCTCGCGCGCGAGTCGTGGAGCTCGCAAAGCAGCACCGAGGCCTGGCACCTCGCCCGTTCCCTGCGCCAGAGGGGTTACCGGGTGCGCTTCCTTTCGCCCGAGGGCCTACCCGAGAAAGAAGACCTGCCGGGCATCCTCGGTACCGGCAGCAAGATGGCCGGGCATTTCATTGCCGTGCTGAAGATCACGGCCGAGGAGATCCATTTCATCGATCCGCTGCGAGGGCGAGTCCGCATGTCACTGGCGGACTTTCGCAAGTGGGTCGAGTTCGAGCCGTTCTTCATGTCGGTGCAGCGGGAGTAA
- a CDS encoding thiazole synthase, protein MSQPLVIAGREFSSRLFTGTGKFSSNETMRDALAASGTQIVTVALRRADLSGKADPYANILDFIDPEKYLLLPNTSGAMNAEEAVRLARLAAAAGLPKWVKLEIHPDPTYLLPDPIETLKAAEILVKEGFTVLPYINADPVLAKRLQEVGTATVMPLGSPIGSNKGVATRDQIRIIVEQAIVPVVVDAGLGAPSHAAEAMELGADAVLINTAIAVASDPVRMAIAFKKAVEAGREAYELGLPERRDAASATSPLTGFLNHA, encoded by the coding sequence ATGTCCCAGCCGCTTGTCATTGCCGGTCGCGAGTTCTCATCCCGCCTGTTCACGGGCACGGGGAAATTCTCGTCGAATGAGACGATGCGCGACGCGCTGGCCGCTTCCGGCACCCAGATCGTGACCGTGGCCCTGCGCCGCGCCGACCTCAGTGGCAAGGCCGACCCCTATGCGAACATCCTCGATTTCATCGATCCCGAGAAATACCTGCTGCTGCCGAATACCAGCGGCGCGATGAATGCGGAGGAAGCCGTGCGCCTCGCCCGTCTCGCCGCCGCGGCTGGCCTGCCGAAGTGGGTGAAGCTCGAGATTCATCCCGATCCCACGTACCTGTTGCCGGACCCGATCGAGACGCTGAAGGCCGCGGAGATCCTCGTGAAGGAAGGCTTCACCGTGCTGCCCTACATCAATGCCGACCCGGTCCTCGCCAAGCGACTCCAGGAAGTCGGCACCGCCACCGTGATGCCGCTCGGTTCACCCATCGGTTCTAACAAAGGCGTCGCGACCCGCGACCAGATCCGCATCATCGTCGAGCAAGCGATCGTGCCGGTGGTGGTCGATGCAGGCCTGGGCGCGCCCAGCCACGCCGCGGAAGCCATGGAGCTCGGGGCGGATGCCGTGCTAATCAATACCGCCATCGCCGTCGCCTCCGATCCAGTGAGGATGGCCATCGCTTTCAAGAAGGCCGTCGAAGCCGGACGCGAGGCCTATGAACTCGGCCTGCCCGAACGCCGCGATGCGGCCTCGGCCACCAGTCCGCTGACCGGTTTCCTCAATCACGCATGA
- a CDS encoding DUF2905 domain-containing protein produces MENAGRVLVFAGLGIALLGAVLWFAGGKGWLSWLGRLPGDIRMEGDKGGFYFPVVTCLLVSVVLSGLLALVRKFFG; encoded by the coding sequence ATGGAGAATGCCGGACGCGTGCTGGTCTTTGCGGGGCTGGGCATCGCGTTGCTCGGTGCCGTGCTGTGGTTCGCCGGCGGGAAGGGCTGGCTGTCATGGCTCGGCCGCCTGCCCGGTGACATCCGCATGGAGGGCGACAAGGGCGGCTTCTACTTTCCCGTGGTGACCTGCCTGCTCGTGAGCGTGGTCCTCAGCGGACTGCTGGCGCTGGTCCGGAAGTTCTTCGGGTAA
- a CDS encoding DUF2071 domain-containing protein, whose product MLSLPIVTGLIRRRLLVNYRVDPRAVAAVLPEGLRPKLHRGHAIAGICLIRLEDIRPRTLPAWAGINSENVAHRIAVLWEDDDGTTREGVFIPRRDTSSLANHLAGGRVFPGEHHLADFIVCDDKGIIEIKARARDGGMTLSVSAEESDEFEFPASSCFRSLEESSAFFEAGSVGYSATKDGCRLDGIRLETYQWKVRPLAITNVTSSYFDDRALFPVGSAVFDHALIMRDMPHEWHGMEGRRLAVPA is encoded by the coding sequence ATGCTTTCCCTGCCCATCGTTACCGGCCTGATTCGTCGCCGACTGCTGGTGAATTACCGGGTGGATCCGAGGGCGGTCGCTGCTGTGTTGCCCGAGGGACTCCGGCCGAAGCTGCATCGCGGTCACGCCATCGCGGGGATCTGCCTGATTCGCTTGGAAGATATTCGCCCGCGGACACTTCCCGCATGGGCCGGCATCAACAGCGAGAATGTGGCGCACCGGATCGCCGTGCTTTGGGAAGACGACGATGGCACGACTCGCGAAGGCGTTTTCATTCCGCGGCGCGATACCAGTTCACTCGCCAATCACCTGGCTGGCGGACGGGTATTCCCCGGCGAACATCATCTGGCGGACTTCATCGTCTGCGATGACAAGGGCATCATCGAGATCAAGGCGCGCGCCCGCGATGGCGGCATGACGCTCTCGGTAAGCGCCGAGGAGTCCGATGAGTTTGAGTTTCCCGCCTCGTCCTGCTTCCGCTCGCTCGAAGAGTCGTCCGCGTTTTTCGAAGCCGGCAGCGTGGGCTACTCTGCCACGAAGGACGGCTGTCGTCTCGATGGCATCCGCCTGGAGACCTACCAATGGAAGGTCCGGCCCTTGGCGATCACCAACGTGACTTCCTCGTATTTCGATGATCGGGCGCTCTTTCCCGTTGGCAGCGCCGTCTTTGATCACGCCCTGATCATGCGCGACATGCCGCACGAGTGGCACGGCATGGAAGGCCGGCGGCTCGCGGTGCCTGCGTGA